The Zonotrichia albicollis isolate bZonAlb1 chromosome 34 unlocalized genomic scaffold, bZonAlb1.hap1 SUPER_34_unloc_1, whole genome shotgun sequence genome contains a region encoding:
- the LOC141727315 gene encoding RNA-binding protein 4B-like, which produces MVKLFIGNLPREATEQEIRSLFEQYGKVLECDIIKNYGFVHIEDRTAAEDAIRNLHHHKLHGVCINVEASKNKSKASTKLHVGNISPACTNLELRAKFEEYGPVIECDIVKDYAFVHMERAEDAVEAIRGLDNTEFQGKRMRVQLSTSRLRTAPGMGDKSGCYRCGKEGHWSKECPVDRPGQVADFAEAYNEQYGAVRTPYTAGYGETVYYDEAYGGMADYYKRYRVRSYATASAYDAYAEQTMAQYSQYAQYSQVQSSAMAATTAMAGRIPTTLDAYDRALLPTPGAAAAAAAATAAAAAASSTYYTRDRSPLRRTAAAASTVGEAYTYERGQLSPVSSVARASLYDMQRFGQDLYMERARYSIF; this is translated from the exons ATGGTGAAACTGTTCATCGGGAACCTGCCGCGGGAGGCGACGGAGCAGGAGATCCGCTCCCTGTTCGAGCAGTACGGGAAGGTGCTGGAGTGCGACATCATCAAGAACTACGGCTTCGTGCACATCGAGGACAGGACGGCGGCCGAGGACGCCATCCGCAACCTGCACCACCACAAGCTGCACGGCGTCTGCATCAATGTGGAGGCCAGCAAGAACAAGAGCAAGGCCTCCACCAAGCTGCACGTGGGCAACATCAGCCCCGCCTGCACCAACCTAGAGCTGCGCGCCAAGTTCGAGGAGTACGGCCCCGTCATCGAATGTGACATCGTCAAGGACTACGCCTTCGTGCACATGGAGCGGGCCGAGGATGCCGTGGAGGCCATCCGGGGGTTGGACAACACCGAGTTCCAAG GCAAGCGGATGCGCGTGCAGCTGTCCACCAGCCGGCTGCGGACGGCGCCCGGGATGGGAGACAAGAGCGGCTGCTACCGCTGCGGGAAGGAGGGGCACTGGTCTAAGGAGTGCCCGGTCGATCGCCCGGGGCAAGTGGCGGACTTTGCCGAGGCCTATAACGAGCAGTACGGAGCCGTGCGCACTCCCTACACCGCGGGCTATGGGGAGACCGTGTATTACGATGAGGCCTACGGCGGGATGGCCGACTACTACAAGCGCTACCGCGTCCGCTCCTACGCCACGGCCTCGGCGTACGACGCCTACGCGGAGCAGACCATGGCCCAGTACTCCCAGTACGCCCAGTACTCCCAGGTCCAGTCCTCGGCCATGGCCGCCACCACGGCCATGGCCGGCCGCATCCCCACCACCTTAGACGCGTACGACCGAGCGCTGCTGCCCACCCCGGgcgcggcggccgccgccgccgccgccaccgccgcggccgccgccgcgtCCTCCACGTATTACACCCGGGACAGGAGCCCCCTGCGCCGCACGGCCGCCGCGGCCAGCACCGTCGGAGAGGCGTACACGTACGAGCGTGGGCAGCTGTCGCCCGTCTCCTCGGTG